Below is a window of Gossypium hirsutum isolate 1008001.06 chromosome A12, Gossypium_hirsutum_v2.1, whole genome shotgun sequence DNA.
ATTGAAATATTAAAGTTTTCTATCTATTAACTACTATTACGAAAATGAAACAGTTAATTGAACCGTGCAAGTTTGATGTTCAAACCATCAAGAAAATGTATAATCATGAGGCATGCATGTTTTGCCTTCCACATATCTCATTAAGTCCATAACCAGAATTGACATctttaaataacaaaatttgacacATTCTGGCCAGTCTGCAAATCTCACACGGGATTATTGACAGCAATCAAGTGAAATATTGGTTTCCATTGTAAACTACTTTTACAAGTTGAATCCTGAAACTGTGAGAAGAAAACAGgcattacaaaatagaatacatcCAAGTGATGCAATAAAACATGTATAAATGGAAATTACCTGCAGCACTTGTCACAGAAAAATTTGTCCTCAGCGTTCAATGTCTCGGTAGAACTGAAATTTTTCAAACAGCTAGTTATTGAGCTGTTCTGCTCAATGTCAAGGCTCAAGTCAAAGAAAGCTTCATCTCTTGCTGTCACTGTCTCACATCGCAAGCATCTCGTCTCATTGGTAAGTATTCCCTGTCTCAAATTGTCCAATCAGATAATGAGATTCTTTCTAAAATACCTGAATGCAAACACAGAGAAACCCACCCACCCACACACACAGAGGAGGGGAATGGTGTTACTAGGTAGTCCTTTAGAGACACCATCAACAAATAAACCATTAAGGGGAAGATGATAGAGGTAGTCACGGTTTCTTAgtttattatttattgattacAAATGAGATTATAAAAGTAGGAGAAAAGCTGTAATGCAAGTGCCAGATTAATTGATGATGGGCTTAGCTGTAATGTGATGCTGGGTTTAGTTATTAGTGCACTGATTAGATTAGTTTTCTACGCAGATGCTTTCAAGACCTAATAAATTCCTACAATTTTGGTCATTCCACTGAGGTATCAAGTCTTGTGGTATTTTATCTATTAGTTTTAGATATAACCTAAGCAAAGAAATTTCAATATTTCATGCAAAGCAAAGTAAATACAGTGTGTAACTTGAACAATTGATCAGAATATAGGAATATAACTAGCAAACTGACCTGAAAGTTCTTGTGTACCCAGGTAACCAGGGGCTCTTTTTGAACACCATTAGCCTGAGGATTCTTTGGCCCGTTTACAGTCTTTTCAGATGGTGACAAAGTTTCTCCCTCTTTTTTCGCAGCTTGATCTTCTTTCTCCAGTATGTCAACAAGTTCATTTagcaagaaattcaagaactcaTGAGCATCCTATCGAAtcaagaaaaaaagggaaaaatagttaCTCTTCGGCATTACTCTTTACAGTGATAAAGAAAGTCAACTTCTTTGTTACATGCCAGGAAAAAGCTACAACATTATACCAACTGAAAACCTTGAATCAAACAAAAGAGATCCTCAATTCAGAGGAAGAACTTGAGCCAAATAAATATAAAGCACTCTACTACCTGGTGCATGTAGCTGCGGAAAAGCTCATTTTGTTTCTTCAATCTCTGTACAAAACGCTTTGGAGCAATGACACCTGTTTTCTTCTTCTGTGAATTTATCTAAACACAAAGAGCAACCGGCAGTTTGTCCCATTAGGAATCAACCATAAGCCACATATGTCGCATGACTAACTACAGGAGAGGGAGAGGTGGAGGGAAAATATACCAAAGCCATTAATAACCTTTGCCAAAAACTGAAGACAACCATGTTCCCCACTACAGCTAAAACTTACGACTCTTAAAGGCCAAAGAGAAAACCTGAAGAAAACAGTTTGTATGCATCTAAGCAATTTCCTAAAGGATAATACTTTGCGATATGAAGTATCAAACAAAACCATTTAGAAAGAGTTAAGGAAAGAAGCAGAAAAAAATAGAAGCAATTATGAGAAAGGATAGGACTTGCagtaaataaaatgatttatctaatgttaaaacatatatttttttaaaaatgcaagCACATCATTCCTTCTTGTAGGAAGCCAGGTCCTCGTGCAAACATGATGAGGACTTATAGTAATAAGCCATTTTCCAACAACAATAATCTTACATTCTGATCACGTCTTGTTAAAAGTTTACATAGGGGCcatttttaatcaaatcataaagaTGATATCTTCAGCTTCATACTTCTAACTAATTGCCCATGGGCTCCTAGGATGTCTAATAATAAAAGAAACGATTGTTATATGAATCAATTGGGAGAATAATTCTTGGAAAATAAGGCTAGACTAAAACAAGGCATTGCACCTTAAGCACATTGTTATGgtaaaaggagaaaagaaataaTGGTGACATTTGGTTTTGGCCTCATTTGAAAAGATATGATTTGGctttgaaaaaaatatgtaacaCCGCAGGCTTACTAGAATACAAACTACCACTAGGTAGAAAAGGTAATCTGCTCTAAAGAAATAGTGGTTGCTCATCAAAGATAGAGGAGTGCAACACTACAATTCTAACGGAGTCACTACCTGTGTAAACAGATCTGCCAAGCATGTCAGCAGGTTATCTTCAGCATCAGCACCAATTTTATGACTTGAATAATATTCTAGCAGCTGTTCACGAAATGGGACACAAAAATAAAGTGCCTgaaagaaaaacagaaaagagaAATGACATGAGACTATCAGGATTGTTGAAGCTGAGAGAGTATGTTAGCcaacaattttaaataataataataaaccaacTCAACCTGACTTCCAATCCTTCCCAGATGACCATACATGTGCTAATGATGTGAAATTTGTTAGAAAGCAAGAATAAAATAGAGTTACAGCAATGATCACAGAGTCCCATACAGTAATTCACCCAGAAATGACTGTTAAAGCAATTCAGATGTTATGTAATCCAACTCAACCACTCAATGCCATCCTTGCCTTCTACTGCTACAAGTAGATCAAATGAACACATTATCTAAGCCATCAAGAAGCGATTGCTAGAGAAATGCTACAGCAACCAAAAAGTACAAACAATTCAGATGTTATGTAATCCAACTCAACCACTAAATGCCATACTTGCCTTCTACTGCTAGGTCAAATGAACACATTATCTAAGCCATCAAGAAGCCATTGCCAGAGAAATGCTAGAGCAACCATAAAGTACAAACATTATTTGCGAACAAAATACCACAATAGATTACcaaaaacattatatatatttaaaaaaaaccctacaacgctaaaaattcaaaatcaatcaaatccacaacattaaaattaacataaactATGAAAttcaacataaatttaaaaaaaattgaagaaaaggggaaaaaaagaagaCAAGTGGAATTAGATTCAAATTAAACCGTTACTGAAAGAAGAGAATTAAAAAGGAACCTGCAAAACGCTGTTACAATAGC
It encodes the following:
- the LOC107942528 gene encoding ubiquitin carboxyl-terminal hydrolase 3 isoform X2, with protein sequence MVVFSFWQRLLMALINSQKKKTGVIAPKRFVQRLKKQNELFRSYMHQDAHEFLNFLLNELVDILEKEDQAAKKEGETLSPSEKTVNGPKNPQANGVQKEPLVTWVHKNFQGILTNETRCLRCETVTARDEAFFDLSLDIEQNSSITSCLKNFSSTETLNAEDKFFCDKCCSLQEAQKRMKIKKPPHILVIHLKRFKYIEQLGRYKKLSYRVVFPLELKLSNTVEDADSEYSLFAVVVHVGSGPNHGHYVSLVKSHNHWLFFDDENVEMIDESAVQTFFGSAQEYSSNTDHGYILFYESLGANKS
- the LOC107942528 gene encoding ubiquitin carboxyl-terminal hydrolase 3 isoform X1, coding for MGAAGSKLEKALGDQFPEGERYFGLENFGNTCYCNSVLQALYFCVPFREQLLEYYSSHKIGADAEDNLLTCLADLFTQINSQKKKTGVIAPKRFVQRLKKQNELFRSYMHQDAHEFLNFLLNELVDILEKEDQAAKKEGETLSPSEKTVNGPKNPQANGVQKEPLVTWVHKNFQGILTNETRCLRCETVTARDEAFFDLSLDIEQNSSITSCLKNFSSTETLNAEDKFFCDKCCSLQEAQKRMKIKKPPHILVIHLKRFKYIEQLGRYKKLSYRVVFPLELKLSNTVEDADSEYSLFAVVVHVGSGPNHGHYVSLVKSHNHWLFFDDENVEMIDESAVQTFFGSAQEYSSNTDHGYILFYESLGANKS